GAAGAGCCGACGAGTTTTGCTGAGGGATTCACCCTTTGTCTCTGACAGCATGTCTCGGCCGTGTTGCTATTCCTGTACCCTCACATGTCTCGTAGCAAGGGCATCCAGGGCTCTTTGCAGCATGCCATCTCAAAACCAAATCTCGGTTTTGGCCCCCAGCTCCTCGCtagcagcaaaaagcaacTGGCCCTCATCGATCGAGTGGAGAGACCGAAACACGCACGCACGAGGCACAAGAGACGAGACCCATCCAGCTGGGCTGCGTTTGTCGTATGATATATCCGGGGTAAGCCACGCGGAGGCATCTCCCTTTGCTGCATGCGACGCTATGCACACCATGCAGCGTCTTGCTGGGTTTGTGTGGCCTGTACGGCACGCTTGCTCCAGCACTAATGCATCAGCTATCTTCAGTTCGAGCACTTCATTTGATCCCCCGTTCAAGTACTCTCACGCACTCATACACGAGGGGATATCCCCAACTCCAGTCTTCTTGCTTTCTTGCTCTAGTCGGGAAAACGAGGAGAAGGCTAGAAAAAGAAAGTCAATTATCGCAAAAAAGCTTTGCCACACTTTGATTTGTCTGCTCCGGCAAACGCCTCATTTCGTCAGCGCGCCAGAATATGTCGCCGGACGTTTACGaaagaagacagagaagagggaaaaaaagttggatATTAGCCGAGTGGGCTGGCAGAAGATGACGCCAACCCGGGCAGCGAGCGGTTTTCGTTTCGCCTGAGCTccgcctttttttcttctttccagtGGCACAGCGGGCGAAacaagcaaggcaaggcacaTGTACCGTATTGGTACTCGGGGCTCGAATGCAACTGTGCCTCATGGCGATTGATTGCAAGCAATAAATTGCCTATCTGCGGAGCATCGCATCGGTGGTTTGCGTCTATTATGATGCTATCAATCCGTTTAACTCTACCGACAGATTCGCCTATCGCTTCACATGACTAGGCATGTTTTTTTGCCCTCTCGCTGTGGGTTTTCAGGTTATTTTTGCCTAGCCGTACGGAGCACGTTGATACCGGTATGCAGGCACTTTGCCCTCCGTCTGCTTCGTCCTGGCCGTCTGATCATCGCCCGcgatcctcctcctccgccccCGCCTTGTCAATCATGCCAGCCAGCCTTGGTTCCAGCATGGATCCTTACAGTATAGCAGGTACCTCCAGGCACTACAGTGTATAATACACGTACTCGAGCGGCCTCTTAGCACTAGAGTCGACTCTCCCAAACAGCCGCAACGAATCGCAGCGGTTCTTgctcgcatcgccatggtggtgttgtgGGGAAGAACCCCTTGCTAGCCAAGAGAAATAACGTGGCTTTGGACCAAAAAGGGCTCCGGCCAGACACCAGGGAACTTTGCAATGCAGGCTCCTTCAGGTCTGTACAAGCTCCGCAGGCAATGACATGAATGGGCGGCGCTTAAATGCCATGCAGCAGTAGCTTGTGTGGAATGCCTGTACGAGCGCTGTAGCAGCATCAGTTTCACCTGCGTGCATGGGCATTTACTGTACAAGACTTGTTTCTGACAGTTTTGTGGGTGCTCGTGCATTCGTTATTACCAACGGTCTTCAACCATCTGTCTGGAACTTTGAAGCTGAGTTGCTGTACAGTAGTGCTTCGTACAAGCGCTCCAGTGCTGTCCAACCAACATATTCACATGGACTCAAGCTAGTAGCTCATAGTCGTCTTCACAGGTCGTGTGCCTCTTGTCTCCCCATCTCTCGCtctaaaaaaagaaacatgaCCTTTACTTCGTGTTGCGCTTCTCAGCCGGATCACCATAGGCATCCACTCCACCATCCATACCTCTGTACTGTAACACAGCAGGCAACGACGAAAGCTCTGTTCTGCATCTTCATACCGTTCAACACATGACCGTTCGGAGAACAAATGTGGAAACAACCGTAACATGAAATCCTGCTGCCATCCTTCTAACGCAAAAGACGGAGCGCAGATTCAACGCCCAGGCAACTCGTGCTACTCCACCGGAACGTCATCCCACAGATCGATAATGCGACGATAGCCTGACAGGACCAAGCACATCATCCCCACCAGCTCCTCCGTTCCGTTTGCCAGCCCTGAAGGCACCTGGACCTGGTATCTCTGCTGCAACCCAACACGCCATCCGGCTCGGAATCGACACAATGACAAATCCCTCTCGGCATCCAGATCTAGGCTTTCTCAAAACGCACACCGAGCCTCGTCCACAACccaacaaaaaacaaaaagaggaaaCAGACAGAGAAAGAGGGCAAATGTTGTAGATCCTTAGCTACATAGGTAGACCGTAGATTAGATGCAGCTTACCTTACCTTACACACAGTACATGCCCAACCAAACCCCCCAGTTGATTCATCAGCCAAATGCCCAGCTTTTCTACTTTACCCGTCCGCCGCTCTCTCTCGGCCAACCAACGCCCTTGGCAAtccctccatccatcacaaatctcttttctctctttcgcCCAGCTCAGCCCAGTCGGCCCTTTCCTTTCGCTTCTTTGCTCATCATTTCTCCATCTGCCGCTCGTTTCTGTGGAGCATATACCCGAGTCTCACACCTGCAACCCGAAAATGCATCGGGACCTTGACCCCGCGGATTTAAGCAGCCGATTTGTGCCAGCACTGGATAATCACGCCCGTTTATGTTGGTGAAAATGAAGACCAAGAATGCGTGTCTATTGCTGTATCCAATCATAAGACAGCCCAAACAGGCCCAACATGTAATATTGAACTGGAGGGAGAGAACAAACACCAATCGGACATTCTGTCTCGGATACTCATTGCCGACTTGGCTGTGGCTTTGCCAAGGCCTTGGTCCAGTCCTAAGCTTCCAATGAGAAACTACGGACTACTCAAGATGCCATTATATCTCCGCAGTCTTTACTCCGGCCTTCTGGCCAATCGTTGCGGTCGTGAGTGTTTACTCCGAATTCTCCGTCTCATTCTAGATTGTAAAAAGAAAGCGGTTCAGCCAGCTCCGACATAAAATTGTAAATGAACACTGCCGCTTCCGCATTCGGATGGCCTACGGAGATATAAAAGTATAGAGTTGGCCTGCAGCCACCAGAAAGGGTTTTGTAAGTAGCGGTGATGCAATACATGGATATATTCTTACAGCTATATAACGACTTGAGGGGTGTAAAGCCCGCGAGACGATGTTCCCCTCCCTTTTTAAACTCATTAACGGAATGGACCTCAACCACGTTGCAATATAATTCATGAAACAAACTCAAATCTgacctcaagaagctcccCTTGACCTACCAAGTCTTGTCCATCTATACTCtctatttcttctcctcgggGGGCGGGGCGGCACCGCCAGTGGTGGGCAAGCCCATGAAGATCTTGAAGTAGTCCTATGATACAAGGTCAGCACGACGTCTACAATCCCTCTATCTTCATTAAACAAGACACTTACGTAAATCATCCATTGGAGACCAGTCAAGGTGCCAATCATGACAATTCGCATAGGCAAGCCGTTCCACAGACCTCTGAAGCCAATATCCTTGTAGATACGTCCCACGGCGGAACCGAAACCCTCTCCGGGCTCGCGTACCGAGTTAAGCTTGCTGACCATGACATCTGCCGGGTGAGAGACGATAGCACAAAGAATACCAGCAAGGTAACCAGCAGTGAAGGAGACACCGGTCTGCGCAGCCTTGCCGTAATCATCCTTTTGTCCAGGCAGGCGAGCGTAGATCATCTCAACGATAGTTTCAAATGAGGCAAACTTCATCATGGTATAAGGGATTTGGCGGCCCCAGAGGGGATAAAGACCTTTGTAGAGACCAGCGTAACCTTCCTTTGCAGTGATTTTACTGAATCCATCAAGAGCTCCGGTATAGGGGTTTGGCGAGCCTCCCTGCATTCGAACCTTGATAGCTTCCATGGGGCAGAGGGCAATGTCGGCAAGGAATTCAGCTGATGCCGAGGCGGCTAGATACAGACCAGTCTTGTACTTGTGGGCAGCTTCCGGACCAGCAAGGTCGGAATATGTTTTCTTGAAGTACTCATACCATCCATACTTGAAGGCACCTTGGGCCGAGTAGCCAAAGAAGGTTGGGCTCCAGCCAGTGAAGATGCCACGGAGGCCTTGAGCACGGTAAATCTTTCCCCATGCTTCAAAGTTGCTCTTGTAGAGGGATGAGTCGACCTGACGGCGAGTTTTGACGAAATCAAGAGGTGTGACGGCAGTGTGGGTAAGACCCTGGTGAAGAGACGTGTGAGTGAGCGCGGGGCACAAACAATGAGAGGCAACGATCAGTTACTCACACATGCCATCAATCCTCCAAAAGTACACGCCGCGTAATACTTTCCAGAGTACAGCTCAATCTTTCCAGCCTTGGCTTGCGCTGCGGAACTGGCCTTTTCAAATTCCTTGGTAGCTTCATTGCTCAGTTTCACGGCCTTATCTTTGGCGTTGTCCACCACGGACCAAGCTCCGTAGAGTTCAGGGCGAGCCTGGAGAGGAGTCGCCGTATTCTGCGAGTTGTGATTTGTAGATGCTGGGCTGAAGAAGGCGCCCTTCAAGGCTTCCGCTTTGGGATAGAGGTGTGCCATGTCGAGAGGTGGATTGGCGCGCCGAAGTTTCCGACAGCAGAAGTTTGCCTATGAAGCCGATTGAAACTGCAATTAGAACGCTGCAAGTGTCCAATTGCCTAGGATCGTGACATGTACAAGGGCttgggaagaaggagggaaaCGTGGGAAACGTGCTAGAAGCGACTACGCTGTTGTGGCTACGTGGAgaggggatgaagaagggcCGTAGAACAGCTGGCGCAACTGGCAGCTTTAAGAGCAGCCACTTCTGTCAATGGAGAGGAACTCACAGGGCCACACCTGTCACTTGTACCTATAGGTTGTAAGTAGCCGACTCGCACGCGACAATTGCCTATGCAGCGAGGATCGCGAGATGGAATCTGAGGAGAGGAAATGAGGCAATACAGACAAGTTGCGTAAAGGATTCAAGAAGTTATAAATGTCGCAGGAAGGAACAAGCCGAGTGATACAGCCGGATAAAGTCCGCGGAACCAGGCATGCCAGGCCACCACGGACTGgaaagcagcaaaaagcgTGACATCACTCGACGTCAAGATAACGGCTTCTCAGCGCCCGAGCAGCGAGCGATCAATGACGGCTACTCTAGCAAAGTCGAGGTACTAAAGCGCGGCTTAGAGGTACGGAGCCGCTATGGGGTTGGCTCTCCGTAGTGGAAGTAGCTCTCTGCCCCACCAATGTCTAGATTCAAGGAGCATAGAATAATCTCCCATGGGAGCTGTCGGATCTATCGCGACCTTGAGACAGGCTTTCAGGTACAGAGTTTAACGATAATGAGAAGTCGGATATCGAGGATTTTTTAGCCGAAGCTGTATAGCTTCCAGCATATTCATCCATATAATACCGAGGCTGCAGCATTGGCATAAGCTGCGGTATTACTGGGCATGAACCAAAGATCGTCATCCATAAAACCCGATAGCATCGATCGAGAAGCCGCACGGACCGGCTAGGAGCTTCACATGAAATACTCCACTTGCCAGGCGTGCCGGAGAGCCATGCGAAGGCGAAGCGGGACGATTCGGAGTTAAAGACGGTGTCCACAAAAGACCAAGACGTCGCAGACGGCACATATCCCGAAACAGACGCATACATAGGGGCTGAAGAAATGCGATAAGGATGCACTTATGCGGCATTGAGTTTCGAGCTGGAACTTGTTCTATCCATCATTCCTCTGTTTCAATGCCATCAGGAGAGTTTATGGGAACGATTCTGCTGCGAAAGTGGAAACCCGGTGTCGCATTCAAAGcacaagacaaagaagagccgTTACCAGTCCATGAGAGAATATATAATCATATTTCTAACCTTTATTCGAATCTCCAGCTAGGATTAAAAACTTACATCCAGAAACTAACGTAGTATGAGAAAAATATCCAGACGATTGATGATATGAAAGAGGTCATCACATGAAATTATACGGGCAGTTCCAAGCTCAGCCCCGCCGAAATAGGCCATTAGATGCTGAGCTAATCACGCCCCGCGGTGGCTCAATTGACCCCAGCGATTTGCCAATATCTGCCGCCAGAGTCATCTTTGCTTCAAGGCCAGACAAGGAAAATCCTTTGTTTCTACAACACCATCGTATTCGGCCCCAAAGCAGAGCGAGCATCAGACATTAGCCATGGCCACCACATTGACGCATCAGCCCGCCTCGGCTGGCCCCGCGGCCACCGCTCCTTTCTCCACGGCCTGGTCTTCAAGATATCGAGGCGTAAGTTGGACAACGACCTTTGGCGACTCGGCATGCGCCTAGACCATCCCATGTATTCAAGAAGTCTTCAAGCTTTGCCAATGCGTCGCTCTACATCAATCGAATCCTCAGCTGACAGAATATCTCCTCTCGCAGGCCACAGTCGAAGATCTTGACCCTCCTGCCGCCCTCTCTCTCAACCCGTCTGACGCAATCTCCCTCGCCATGATGTCAGCCTTTGAGCGCGAATACACACACCTCACCATCGTCGACTCGGAAACCCGCGCCCTGCTCGgctacatctccatcccccACCTGCAATCCCTCCTCGAAGCCGGCCGCGTCCAGCCCAGCGACCCCCTCTCCGCCGCCATGACACGGTTCCAGCGCAAAGGCCGCACGTATCGGGTCATCACCATGCAGACCCcgctggaggagctcgaggccTTTTTCCGCGGCGACAAGAACGACGGGACATGGAAGGAAGAGTTTGCTGTCATCACGGATGAGAACCGGAGATTTGTGCTGGGCGTGGCGACGGTGCAGGACTTGGAAGAGTTTGTCAAGAGGCGGCCTGCTTAAGTGAGCTGCTGAGGGATTGGGGGCAGCGGGTTGAATTCGAAACAGGGCAGACCCGTATCTTTACGGCGGATAGGTGGGAAGCATGTGCGCTTTTTGAAGCCCTAGACGGCGTTTGGAAGACATTTGGCCATATTCAACATGCGTTGGAACTTCTATTGGGCTTGTTTGCTTGCACTTGATGAAGGGAGCCGGGAAGTCATTTGCGCAAAGCGTGGTGAAAAGGGCTCTTTTTGCTCATGAAGATAAGCTGCAGTACATGCAGATATAGCTACTTATGACGCTGGGTTCAACACTATATCGGAATAAATCACGTCTTAAAAATATCTTCCGGAAAAGGATGCCTCTCGATAAATGTTATGTGCTTATTGAAGGGGTGGCTATTCAAATCACCAAATTGAATATCTAGCATCCAGTTTCTACGTAACATAACGCACAATGTATTACTACCAGTACTAATCTGGAAATGTACCAAtatcaagaagatggtgaagcaGATCCtagaagaagctggtggaAGTGACAGACACCTTAAAGGCTATGATAGACAAATGACGCTTCCTCAGCGTCCCGTTACGACACAGCTAGGTATGACTTCACGTAGTCACTAAAGCTTTGGATAACCAAGTTAGGGTACTGTATAGCTACTCTCTTTATTTATTCTTGAAGAAACAAACATGAAGGCCGTCAGCTCTTCTATATGATATCAAAATATGCACCTGTCACAAAAGCACCCCCTTTACTCTTCGTTAAAGTCGTAGACGAGTCGGATCTGAGCCCGCTCCGCTCCCTTGGTCACAACAACATGTCTGCAGTATCTGCGCTCGCCATCGACAATCTGGAATCCCCAGACCTGCTCAGCAACCCAtcccttctccttgttctcagcaatgttggtgatgaagctCTGACCCTCACCCTCGACCTCCCAGCCCTTCTTGAGGAACTCGTCGGTGACCTCGTCCAGCGAGACCCAGCGGCTGCGGCCCGTGACGGTACCAAACAGCCAGTCGGTGTGGTCGCGCGGGAAGTTGTCGAAGCAGCGGTTCTCCTGCGTGCTCGACAGGCCCGACGCGGACTGCTTGATGTCGATGTGCGTGACGACGTCGGCGGCGGTGTTGGGGGGCTTGGGCGGGCCCTCGTACTGCTCGACctcgatggtgatggtggccAGGCTGATGCCCTTGCGGATCAGGTAGCCGACGCCCTGCAGGGAGAGCACCGGCTCCGAGGAGTCGGAGAGCGTCTTGTTCTATGCGTGTTTGCGTGTGCCGTTAGTGGAgatgctttcttcttcccgtGCTGATGTCATTTTATCGAGACAATCCCGTCGGAAGACACGGAGGGGCAACGCGATAACACAGTCACTTTTCCGTGTGTACACATCGTCACTGCCCATCACGATGCCATCCGCTTCTATTGCTAGCccagcttcctcttcccagcTAGTAGAACGAGAGAagctcatcgtcctcatGGAGCGCGGTTGGCGCTGGTTTTTTTGCCAGGTGACGAGAGAAGCTCTCATAGTGGGGGAGGGGTAAACCAAATCACCCTCTTGGCGGGCGCTTCCACTCGAGACAGGGGCCAAATGCGAGTGACAGTGAAATAGGCAAGGGAGGATGTCGGGGAATTGGGATTCTGGGGCTTCTTACCATGGTCCATTTGCCATTGAGGTTCTT
This genomic stretch from Trichoderma breve strain T069 chromosome 1, whole genome shotgun sequence harbors:
- a CDS encoding mitochondrial carrier protein domain-containing protein; its protein translation is MAHLYPKAEALKGAFFSPASTNHNSQNTATPLQARPELYGAWSVVDNAKDKAVKLSNEATKEFEKASSAAQAKAGKIELYSGKYYAACTFGGLMACGLTHTAVTPLDFVKTRRQVDSSLYKSNFEAWGKIYRAQGLRGIFTGWSPTFFGYSAQGAFKYGWYEYFKKTYSDLAGPEAAHKYKTGLYLAASASAEFLADIALCPMEAIKVRMQGGSPNPYTGALDGFSKITAKEGYAGLYKGLYPLWGRQIPYTMMKFASFETIVEMIYARLPGQKDDYGKAAQTGVSFTAGYLAGILCAIVSHPADVMVSKLNSVREPGEGFGSAVGRIYKDIGFRGLWNGLPMRIVMIGTLTGLQWMIYDYFKIFMGLPTTGGAAPPPEEKK